The Coffea arabica cultivar ET-39 chromosome 1e, Coffea Arabica ET-39 HiFi, whole genome shotgun sequence genome has a window encoding:
- the LOC113699191 gene encoding uncharacterized protein: MGTMVGHVAPGFGFFLIGLWHLINHVRLHSLHPKSYTSLPWFPTSKIRYLELFLIMGGCLASISMELFIGPHRHQPLDTDGTIPSYHLHNFEHSNISLTFFVYSLFSIILDKIQPPAHYSLTLMLGAIAFGQQFLLFHLHSADHMGVEGQYHWLLQIVIFVSLLTTLLGIGYPKSFLNSFIRSLSILFQGIWLMVMGIMLWTPEYIPKGCFINEEGHKVVRCQNHEALERAKSLVNIEFSWYLVGVTIFGMCVYLALYRMFPEKVEYQSLTKFEDQELEDDDLEAQKRNKVGGTKASFLPLGKSLELTDMER; the protein is encoded by the coding sequence ATGGGCACTATGGTGGGACATGTGGCACCTGGATTTGGCTTCTTCCTAATTGGGCTCTGGCATTTAATCAACCATGTCAGGCTTCACTCTCTCCATCCAAAATCCTACACATCTTTGCCATGGTTTCCCACTTCAAAAATCAGGTACTTGGAACTTTTCTTGATCATGGGAGGCTGCCTTGCCTCAATATCCATGGAGCTCTTCATTGGTCCACACAGGCACCAACCATTGGACACTGATGGCACCATCCCATCATACCACCTTCACAACTTTGAGCACTCAAACATATCCTTGACTTTCTTTGTCTATTCACTTTTCTCCATCATTCTTGACAAAATCCAGCCCCCAGCCCATTATAGCCTAACTCTAATGCTAGGAGCCATTGCTTTTGGCCAGCAATTTCTCCTCTTCCACCTCCACTCCGCTGATCACATGGGTGTGGAAGGGCAATACCACTGGCTTCTGCAAATTGTCATTTTTGTCTCACTTTTGACCACCCTTTTAGGCATAGGTTACCCCAAGAGTTTCTTGAACAGTTTCATAAGGTCTCTCAGCATCTTGTTCCAAGGAATTTGGCTGATGGTCATGGGAATCATGCTTTGGACACCAGAGTATATTCCCAAAGGGTGTTTCATAAACGAAGAGGGTCATAAAGTTGTCAGATGCCAAAATCATGAAGCCCTTGAAAGAGCCAAGTCACTAGTGAATATTGAGTTCAGCTGGTACCTGGTTGGAGTCACAATTTTTGGTATGTGTGTTTACTTGGCACTCTACAGAATGTTCCCTGAGAAAGTTGAGTACCAATCTTTAACAAAATTTGAGGATCAAGAACTGGAAGATGATGATTTGGAGGCtcaaaaaaggaacaaagttGGAGGGACCAAGGCAAGTTTTCTTCCTCTGGGAAAGTCATTGGAACTGACCGACATGGAAAGGTAG